The following nucleotide sequence is from Deltaproteobacteria bacterium.
GAACCTGTCCCGATTTCGAGAACCTTCTCGTTGCCCTTGAGCTCCAAAGCCTCCGTCATTAGAGCGACCATGTAAGGTTGGGAGATCGTCTGGCCATGCCCGATGGGAAGGGGATAGTCGTTGTATGCCTGACCCTGAAGGGCTTCTTCCACAAAGAGATGCCTGGGAATCTCGCGCATGGCACTGATCACCCTCGAGTCCCTTATGCCCCGGGCGACAATCTGCTCGTCCACCATTCGATTGATTGCCCTGGAAAAATCCATGGATAGGATCTATCGCCCCTCTTCTGTCCTCTTCTTCAGCTCATAGAGCTTGTTGAGAGCCTCAACTGGGCTCATGGTATCGATAGAAAGCTGCATCAGCTCCTTCTTGATCCAATCATCCCCGGGCGGAAAGAGCCCCAGCTGACGGGGCAAGCCCTCCCTTCCCTTGCCCAAGGCGAGGCGAGGAACGCCCCCTTGGGTCAACTCACCTCTTTCAAGGTTTCCTAGGATCTCCTTGGCCCTCTCTACGACCTCCTCTGGGAGGCCGGCAAGCCGGGCAACCTGGATACCGTAACTCCGGCTCGTGCCACCCGGAACAAGCCGCCTGAGGAATATGATTTCGTCGTTCCATTCTCTTACGGCAAAATTGAAGTTCGCCACCCGCGGCTTGGTGAGAGCCAGTTCCGTCAACTCGTGATAATGGGTGGCAAATAGGGTCTTCGCCCCGAGGCCTGGAGCGTCATGGAGGTACTCGGCCACTGCCCAGGCGATGCTCAGCCCGTCGAACGTACTCGTCCCCCTCCCGATCTCGTCGAGGATGATCAGACTCCTCGGGGTGGCATCTTTCAAAATACGGGCGGTCTCCGTCATCTCCACCATGAAGGTGGACTGCCCCCGTGCCAGGTTGTCAGAGGCTCCCACTCGCGTGAATATACGGTCCACGATGCCGATCGTAGCGGACTCGGCAGGCACGAAGCTTCCCATCTGGGCCATGAGGACTATCAGGGCCACCTGCCGGAGAAAAGTCGATTTCCCTGCCATGTTCGGCCCCGTGATGATGAGAAGCTGATTCTCCTTGCAGTCGCACAGGAGATCGTTGGGAACAAAGACCTCGGACGGACGCATCTGCTCCACCACGGGGTGCCTCCCGCCTCGGATGTCGATCTCCGTACCCCTGTTGAGACGCGGCCTGCTGTAGCCATTGGAGTCAGCAACTCTAGCAAGAGAAGCAAGAGCATCGATTCTTGCAAGGTCCGATGCGGTCTGCTGTATCCTCTGGCTCTCTCTCGAGATCCTCTTCCTGATCCCGTCGAACAGCTCATACTCGAGCCGTTTGATCTTCTCTTCGGCTCCCAGCACACGGGACTCGTACTCTTTCAGGCGGGGTGTAATGAACCGTTCGCCATGGGTGAGGGTCTGCTTCCGGATGTAATCCTCCGGCACTCTGTGCAACTGGGGCCTGGTAATCTCGATGTAGTACCCGAAGACCTGATTGAAACGGACCTTTAGGGAATTGATACCGGTTCGGTCCTTCTCCTCTCTCTCGAGGCGGGCTATCCACGTCTTCCCCTCTCTGATCACCCGCCTGAGTTCATCCAGTTCCCCGTTGTATCCTTCCCTGATGATTCCTCCTTCCCTCACGGTCATGGGAGGGTCGTCGGTGATGCTCTCCCCGATGAGGCGGCCCACGTCCTGCAGATCGTCCAGGCCTGCGGAGATCTCTTTGAACAGAGGGGCCTCAAAGCCCCTAAGAATCCCGGCGATGGTAGGAAGAACCTGGATCGACTTCCTCAGAGCGACCAGATCCCTGCCATTGGCCCGGGCCATGGCAATACGGGAGTTCAACCGTTCCAAGTCATAGACGCCCT
It contains:
- the mutS gene encoding DNA mismatch repair protein MutS yields the protein MAPRTPMIQQYLRIKSQYPDAILFYRMGDFYEMFFEDAVVGSRELEITLTSRNKGDEQSVPLCGVPYHAADGYIARLVQRGYKVAICEQTEDPKQSRGLVNREVVRVVTPGTVVDSDYLEARSNNYLMAVFRKESRFGIALLDLSTGEFRTCCVGDAERLVGEVIRNEPREVLVQEEFQGTPEFDSFKQAVGRGFINPLPSLYFDAHEAARSLKNRGLLSEGVPVEDLDSEEALAASAAVLRYVEENQGVAPAHLQRISPFHVDDYMVVDETTRRNLELTESLAEGRVKGSLLGLLDEAVTAMGARMVKRWVLYPLLDVEKIEARLDAVDELVRRKMGCLDLREALKGVYDLERLNSRIAMARANGRDLVALRKSIQVLPTIAGILRGFEAPLFKEISAGLDDLQDVGRLIGESITDDPPMTVREGGIIREGYNGELDELRRVIREGKTWIARLEREEKDRTGINSLKVRFNQVFGYYIEITRPQLHRVPEDYIRKQTLTHGERFITPRLKEYESRVLGAEEKIKRLEYELFDGIRKRISRESQRIQQTASDLARIDALASLARVADSNGYSRPRLNRGTEIDIRGGRHPVVEQMRPSEVFVPNDLLCDCKENQLLIITGPNMAGKSTFLRQVALIVLMAQMGSFVPAESATIGIVDRIFTRVGASDNLARGQSTFMVEMTETARILKDATPRSLIILDEIGRGTSTFDGLSIAWAVAEYLHDAPGLGAKTLFATHYHELTELALTKPRVANFNFAVREWNDEIIFLRRLVPGGTSRSYGIQVARLAGLPEEVVERAKEILGNLERGELTQGGVPRLALGKGREGLPRQLGLFPPGDDWIKKELMQLSIDTMSPVEALNKLYELKKRTEEGR